A single Pseudomonadota bacterium DNA region contains:
- a CDS encoding 2-oxoacid:acceptor oxidoreductase subunit alpha — protein sequence MKPAVLTGAHYITGDEACAEGALAAGCRFFGGYPITPATEVAERISERLPEVGGTFIQMEDEIAAMASILGASCAGVKSMTATSGPGFSLMMENIGLGIVTETPCVVVNVQRAGPSTGLPTMGAQADMMQAKWGSHGDYEIIALAPSSPQDIFYQTITAFNLSETFRLPVLIMTDEIVGHMSEKVIIPDAKDIHIVSRATPKGRKDNFKPFKPAPPYGIAPMPAAGDGYKVHFTGLTHDEKGYPVMTVEAQAIMMDHLMNKIRNNLDKIIMTERYRLDDADIAIVSYGVSTRTSLAAVDEARKMGIKVGLLRLITVWPFPEDQVRQLANQVKGFVTVELNLGQIHYEVQRCAGYKVPSYLVGHPGGSVISPDEVIKVLKEAF from the coding sequence ATGAAACCAGCTGTACTTACAGGTGCACATTATATTACAGGCGATGAAGCCTGCGCAGAAGGAGCGCTTGCTGCCGGTTGCAGATTTTTCGGCGGTTATCCTATTACACCTGCTACTGAAGTTGCCGAACGTATATCCGAAAGGCTTCCTGAGGTTGGTGGAACTTTCATTCAGATGGAAGACGAAATTGCCGCTATGGCATCCATTCTTGGAGCTTCATGTGCAGGAGTTAAAAGCATGACTGCAACATCGGGCCCCGGATTCAGCCTGATGATGGAAAACATAGGCCTTGGAATTGTAACAGAAACACCTTGTGTAGTGGTTAACGTGCAACGCGCCGGTCCTTCTACCGGACTTCCTACAATGGGGGCGCAGGCGGACATGATGCAGGCAAAATGGGGATCGCATGGAGATTATGAAATCATTGCTCTTGCCCCATCTTCTCCCCAGGACATTTTTTACCAAACAATCACAGCCTTTAATCTGAGCGAAACATTCAGATTGCCTGTACTTATAATGACAGATGAAATCGTGGGTCACATGAGTGAAAAAGTAATCATACCCGATGCTAAAGATATTCATATAGTATCCAGAGCTACTCCGAAAGGCAGGAAAGATAACTTCAAGCCTTTCAAACCTGCTCCACCGTATGGAATTGCTCCAATGCCTGCGGCAGGAGACGGGTATAAGGTACATTTCACAGGACTTACCCATGATGAAAAAGGTTACCCTGTCATGACTGTAGAAGCACAGGCAATAATGATGGATCATCTTATGAACAAGATCCGCAATAACCTTGATAAAATAATTATGACTGAAAGATATAGGTTAGATGATGCGGATATTGCGATTGTATCATATGGCGTGTCAACACGTACCAGCCTTGCTGCAGTAGACGAAGCACGAAAAATGGGAATCAAGGTAGGATTGTTGCGGCTTATTACCGTATGGCCGTTTCCGGAAGACCAGGTGCGGCAACTTGCCAATCAGGTAAAAGGTTTTGTAACTGTGGAACTCAACCTTGGCCAAATACATTACGAAGTCCAGCGATGCGCAGGATATAAAGTGCCGAGTTATTTGGTCGGCCACCCCGGCGGCTCTGTCATATCGCCGGATGAAGTAATAAAGGTATTAAAGGAGGCATTTTAA
- a CDS encoding flagellar basal body protein: MINSVYNNVSALFAFSTKMGVCGNNLANVNTDEFKKSRTDIVELSNGSVDAQISEVDTPGSLYSEPGDQTIREMSNVDIAEEIVQTIPTQHGYEANIKMISVYDEMLGSVIDIIK, from the coding sequence ATGATAAATTCAGTATATAATAATGTTTCCGCTCTTTTTGCTTTTAGTACTAAAATGGGTGTGTGTGGCAATAATTTAGCAAATGTTAATACGGATGAATTTAAAAAAAGCAGAACCGACATTGTTGAATTATCCAATGGAAGCGTAGATGCCCAGATCAGTGAAGTTGATACACCGGGCTCGTTATATTCTGAACCCGGAGATCAGACAATCAGAGAAATGTCTAATGTTGATATTGCCGAAGAAATTGTACAAACTATTCCGACTCAACATGGATATGAGGCAAACATAAAGATGATATCGGTTTATGATGAAATGCTTGGAAGTGTTATAGATATCATTAAATAA
- a CDS encoding RluA family pseudouridine synthase, with product MVMIWESTEITVLASGKGWLALDKPTGITVHNASGKDLCSLAKEWVRKDDVIRSRLGLITDFDFSPIHRLDKETSGVIILAADRETSRFFSDQFKSRKIAKQYIAILHGRLDISNQNNLWESWAWPLSKTAGGRQNPQGPGQRIPSETRFRIMEHSHHYTMVEIDLLTGRKHQIRRHAKLSGHPVVGDTRYGSTRAANYLKQHAGFIRLGLHAQAITIHMPGEKNPQTIKTPCIPAEMQNIFETDRKAAVI from the coding sequence ATGGTCATGATTTGGGAATCAACAGAAATTACAGTACTGGCTTCAGGAAAGGGTTGGCTGGCATTGGATAAACCGACCGGAATCACGGTTCACAATGCATCGGGAAAAGACCTGTGCTCGCTTGCTAAAGAGTGGGTTCGAAAAGATGACGTAATCCGTAGCCGTTTGGGTCTTATTACAGACTTTGATTTTTCTCCCATTCATCGCCTGGATAAAGAAACCAGCGGGGTTATTATTCTTGCTGCCGACCGTGAAACTTCCCGCTTTTTTTCGGATCAGTTTAAATCCCGCAAAATAGCCAAACAATATATAGCGATTCTGCACGGCCGGTTGGATATCTCAAATCAAAACAATCTTTGGGAATCGTGGGCATGGCCTCTATCTAAAACGGCAGGTGGACGACAAAATCCCCAAGGGCCAGGCCAGCGAATACCCAGCGAGACCCGATTCAGGATTATGGAACACAGCCACCATTACACCATGGTTGAGATCGATCTTCTCACCGGGCGCAAGCATCAGATTCGTCGCCATGCAAAGCTTTCCGGCCACCCGGTGGTGGGTGACACACGTTATGGTTCAACCAGGGCTGCAAATTACTTAAAACAGCACGCGGGATTTATCCGCCTCGGGCTGCATGCCCAGGCCATTACAATACATATGCCCGGAGAAAAAAACCCACAGACTATCAAAACACCCTGTATTCCTGCCGAAATGCAAAACATTTTTGAAACAGATCGGAAAGCAGCTGTGATTTAA
- a CDS encoding DEAD/DEAH box helicase family protein: MKIQFNPNLDFQHEAINSVTDIFKGQEICRTNFNIAPIKYAPQTKLEFKNLRNDLGIGNRLKLGDEDIFENIKAIQLRNGLAPSESLDSLNFTIEMETGTGKTYVYLRSVFELNRLYGFTKFIIVVPSVAIKEGVYKSLQMTEAHFKGLYKNVQFDYFIYDSQKLGQVRNFAASDYIQIMVINIDAFRKSFTDPQKEDKANIIHRPHDRMTGNRPIELIQATKPIVIIDEPQSVDTNGKSKEAIASLNPLCTLRYSATHVEKYHMMYKLDSADAYQQKLVKQIEVAGIEIKDSHNKAFVRIVNDEVYKRLQIRKTIEKHLEKEKELRPRGLKVLSLFFIDRVSNYRWYDDNGNPQPGKYAKIFEEEYNREITKPKYYSLFDGADLETAAQDVHNGYFAIDKKKTTSGRSVEIFKDSHGEGKASADESAYRLIMRDKERLLSFDTKLKFIFSHSALKEGWDNPNVFQICTLNETSSVMKKRQEIGRGLRIAVNQDGERVHGFDVNTLTVMANESYEEFAKQLQKEIEEETGIKFDIIEKHIFANILVPTDGHQAEYLGIGASHLLWNHLESEGYIDKNGKVQNLLRSDLKESKVIFPEKMADVSQQILAVIRKTAGKLNIRNADNRKKAELNKAVYLSDDFQQLWEKLKYKTTFRVDFDPKKLIEKCADEINKTLIAGRTRFITRTATLDVDRGGVNAQEIYETMSVYNDRDYDLPDLVSYLQNETNLTRRSIVAILKASGRLQDFKNNPQKFIEQVASIIKHQMQVFIVDGIKYQRIGYHHYYAQEIFKENELYGYLKKNMFESKKSVFDHIVYDSDIEADFARSFELSKDVKVYAKLSGWFKIETPLGSYNPDWAVLVEKENQQRLYFVVESKGSRFSEALRITENAKIQCGREHFKALENDIDFMMADNYSTFSEKISST, encoded by the coding sequence ATGAAAATTCAATTCAATCCGAATCTTGACTTCCAGCATGAAGCAATAAATTCTGTTACTGATATATTTAAAGGTCAGGAAATTTGCCGAACGAATTTCAACATAGCACCAATAAAATATGCCCCCCAGACAAAACTTGAATTTAAAAACTTGCGAAATGATTTGGGTATCGGCAACCGCTTAAAGCTTGGCGATGAAGATATCTTTGAAAACATAAAAGCAATCCAGCTTAGAAACGGGCTTGCACCTTCCGAATCGCTTGATTCTTTAAACTTTACGATAGAAATGGAAACAGGAACCGGCAAAACTTATGTTTACCTGCGTTCTGTTTTCGAGTTGAACCGTCTTTATGGTTTCACCAAATTTATTATTGTGGTGCCTTCTGTTGCTATCAAGGAAGGCGTTTACAAATCTCTACAGATGACAGAAGCGCATTTTAAGGGATTATATAAAAACGTACAGTTCGACTATTTTATATATGACTCCCAGAAGCTTGGCCAGGTGAGAAACTTCGCCGCAAGCGACTATATCCAGATCATGGTTATTAACATTGATGCCTTCAGAAAAAGCTTTACCGACCCGCAAAAAGAAGACAAAGCCAATATCATCCATCGTCCACATGACAGGATGACCGGAAACCGCCCTATCGAATTAATACAGGCAACAAAACCCATAGTTATTATTGATGAGCCGCAAAGTGTGGATACTAACGGCAAGAGCAAGGAAGCCATAGCATCGCTTAATCCTCTTTGCACTCTTCGCTATTCCGCCACTCATGTGGAAAAATATCACATGATGTACAAGCTTGATTCAGCAGATGCTTATCAGCAAAAACTTGTGAAGCAGATTGAAGTGGCGGGTATCGAAATAAAAGACAGCCACAACAAGGCATTTGTCCGGATAGTAAACGATGAAGTATATAAGAGACTTCAAATTCGTAAAACCATCGAAAAACACCTTGAAAAGGAGAAGGAACTTCGGCCAAGAGGACTGAAGGTACTTAGCCTGTTTTTTATAGACCGTGTTTCAAATTACCGCTGGTATGATGATAACGGCAATCCACAACCCGGAAAATACGCAAAAATATTTGAAGAAGAATATAACAGGGAGATTACCAAACCAAAATACTATAGTTTGTTTGATGGCGCTGATCTTGAAACCGCAGCGCAAGATGTTCATAACGGCTACTTTGCGATTGATAAAAAGAAGACAACATCAGGCCGGTCTGTTGAGATATTCAAGGACTCGCATGGAGAGGGAAAAGCAAGCGCTGATGAAAGCGCTTACCGGCTTATTATGAGGGATAAAGAAAGACTTCTAAGCTTTGATACAAAGCTTAAATTTATTTTTTCCCATTCGGCATTAAAAGAAGGCTGGGATAATCCGAATGTCTTTCAAATCTGCACATTAAACGAAACCTCATCGGTTATGAAAAAACGGCAGGAAATCGGACGCGGCCTTCGTATAGCCGTAAACCAGGATGGTGAAAGAGTTCATGGGTTTGATGTAAATACGCTTACTGTGATGGCAAATGAATCATATGAAGAATTTGCAAAACAACTTCAGAAAGAGATTGAAGAAGAAACCGGTATTAAGTTCGACATAATCGAAAAGCATATATTCGCAAACATTCTGGTACCAACTGATGGCCATCAGGCAGAGTATCTTGGGATTGGAGCTTCGCATTTGCTCTGGAATCATCTGGAGTCTGAAGGCTATATAGACAAAAATGGTAAAGTACAAAATTTATTACGCTCCGACCTTAAGGAAAGTAAAGTAATCTTTCCGGAAAAGATGGCGGATGTGTCACAGCAGATATTAGCTGTTATCCGAAAAACTGCCGGCAAACTTAACATCAGAAATGCTGATAACCGCAAAAAAGCGGAATTGAATAAGGCTGTGTATTTAAGCGATGATTTCCAGCAATTATGGGAAAAGCTAAAATACAAAACAACATTCAGGGTAGATTTTGACCCAAAAAAGTTGATTGAAAAATGCGCTGATGAAATAAATAAAACACTGATTGCAGGCAGAACAAGGTTTATCACAAGAACTGCAACTCTTGATGTGGATAGAGGCGGTGTTAATGCACAAGAAATTTACGAAACCATGTCGGTTTATAATGATCGTGATTATGATCTTCCGGATCTTGTAAGCTATTTGCAGAATGAAACCAACCTGACCCGCAGATCAATCGTTGCCATTTTAAAAGCAAGCGGCAGGCTACAGGATTTTAAGAATAACCCTCAAAAATTTATTGAGCAGGTTGCTTCAATCATTAAGCATCAAATGCAGGTTTTTATTGTAGACGGTATTAAATATCAAAGAATAGGTTATCATCATTACTATGCTCAGGAGATTTTCAAGGAAAACGAACTATATGGATATCTGAAAAAAAACATGTTTGAAAGTAAAAAATCGGTCTTTGACCATATCGTTTATGATTCTGATATTGAGGCTGATTTCGCCAGGTCATTTGAACTTAGCAAGGATGTAAAGGTTTATGCCAAGCTCTCGGGATGGTTTAAAATAGAAACACCCCTGGGAAGCTATAATCCGGATTGGGCAGTGCTTGTAGAAAAAGAAAATCAACAAAGGCTGTACTTTGTAGTGGAATCCAAGGGAAGTCGTTTTAGCGAAGCACTCAGAATTACGGAAAACGCCAAGATTCAATGCGGCCGGGAGCATTTCAAAGCACTGGAAAATGATATAGATTTTATGATGGCTGATAATTACTCAACATTTTCTGAAAAGATATCATCAACCTAA
- a CDS encoding 2-oxoacid:ferredoxin oxidoreductase subunit beta encodes MPETSRKTSKSPVHPLDDLLRTDRIPHIWCSGCGTGTAFSSTLTAIKGSGLELDNVVMVSGIGCSGRAAGYVKLDSYHTTHGRAIPFATGMKLANPKLNVIVFSGDGDLFAIGGNHFIHAARRNMDITVICVNNLNYGMTGGQVAATTPFHAKTSTTTVGNPEAPFNLPLLAYASGATYIARWTILHTRDLTNSIIEALNKKGFSFIEVLSPCPVNYGRRNKEKSLDTLKLYKKGIIKNNSNPADTDIDFDKGIILGKFVDIDKATCIENYDNTCRLI; translated from the coding sequence ATGCCTGAAACATCCAGGAAAACTTCAAAATCACCGGTACATCCGTTAGACGATCTATTACGAACCGATCGCATTCCTCATATTTGGTGTTCGGGCTGTGGTACCGGAACTGCATTTTCTTCAACCCTTACAGCTATAAAAGGAAGCGGGCTTGAACTTGACAATGTTGTAATGGTATCCGGAATCGGTTGTTCGGGAAGAGCTGCGGGTTATGTTAAGCTTGATTCATATCATACTACACATGGAAGAGCCATCCCGTTTGCAACCGGAATGAAACTTGCCAATCCTAAACTTAATGTAATCGTATTTTCTGGCGATGGTGATCTTTTTGCTATAGGTGGAAACCATTTTATTCATGCCGCCAGACGAAATATGGATATAACCGTTATTTGTGTGAATAATTTAAATTACGGAATGACGGGTGGCCAGGTAGCTGCAACAACCCCGTTTCATGCCAAAACATCGACAACAACGGTAGGAAACCCCGAAGCACCCTTTAATCTGCCTCTTCTGGCATATGCATCAGGAGCCACATATATAGCCAGATGGACAATACTCCATACAAGGGATCTGACAAATTCCATAATTGAAGCCCTCAACAAAAAGGGGTTCTCGTTTATAGAAGTTTTATCTCCGTGCCCGGTAAATTACGGCCGGCGCAACAAGGAAAAGTCTCTTGATACTTTAAAGCTATATAAGAAAGGCATCATCAAGAATAATTCCAATCCTGCCGATACGGATATTGATTTTGATAAAGGGATTATTTTAGGTAAATTCGTTGATATCGATAAAGCTACCTGTATCGAAAATTATGATAATACATGCAGGCTAATATAA
- a CDS encoding MFS transporter, which yields MQQEIESDNSKSNSIPERFKTKAVLLLSACHFVHDVYSGFLSPLLPLLIEKFSLTLVRAGLLSTVMQLPSLFNPLIGLWADRISVRWFIILAPSLTAIPMSLIGLAPSYGMLLILLFITGISVSLFHVPSPTLIAGVSGAYTGRGMSFYMTGGELARAVGPLVAVGGVSLLGLEGLYPLMVFGIASSVWLFFTFKDVPAKHKSGSTHPSLWSTWMEMRHILFPLMAILVSRGFMHAVVTTFLPTFIEQQSGNLWLAGISLTLVETAGVVGIISAGSLSDVLGRRRVLLFSLVGAPFMLLSFVWVDGWFRFVLLVLTGFTLLSTTPVMLAIVQENSTNSPSAANGIFMMSSFMARSAITVIVGLLGDLIGLKATYTLSAFLGFGAIPFILMLPHGDKKIQKKI from the coding sequence ATGCAGCAGGAAATAGAATCTGACAACTCAAAGAGCAACAGTATTCCGGAGCGCTTTAAGACCAAAGCTGTTTTATTACTATCCGCTTGTCATTTTGTCCATGATGTTTACTCAGGATTTCTTTCTCCTCTGCTTCCTTTGCTCATTGAAAAATTTTCCCTTACCCTTGTACGTGCAGGGCTTCTTTCCACTGTAATGCAGCTTCCGTCACTTTTTAATCCGTTAATAGGTCTGTGGGCTGATCGAATCAGTGTACGTTGGTTTATAATATTGGCTCCGTCACTTACTGCAATTCCTATGAGTCTCATAGGTTTGGCCCCGAGTTATGGAATGCTTCTTATATTACTGTTTATCACAGGGATCAGTGTATCTTTGTTTCATGTGCCTTCTCCAACCCTGATAGCCGGAGTGTCAGGTGCTTATACCGGTAGGGGCATGAGCTTTTACATGACAGGAGGAGAACTGGCAAGAGCGGTGGGGCCCCTTGTGGCGGTTGGCGGGGTTTCACTTTTAGGCCTTGAAGGCTTATATCCCCTTATGGTTTTCGGGATAGCCTCTTCAGTGTGGTTATTTTTTACATTCAAGGATGTTCCCGCCAAACACAAAAGCGGCTCCACTCACCCGTCTTTGTGGAGTACATGGATGGAGATGCGGCATATATTATTTCCACTTATGGCGATTCTTGTAAGCCGGGGATTCATGCATGCCGTGGTGACGACGTTCCTGCCGACTTTTATTGAGCAGCAATCCGGAAATTTATGGCTGGCAGGGATATCTTTAACTCTTGTGGAAACAGCAGGTGTGGTTGGTATAATTTCAGCGGGTTCTTTAAGTGATGTATTGGGCAGACGGCGGGTGTTACTTTTTTCCCTTGTAGGGGCTCCTTTCATGCTGCTTTCTTTTGTCTGGGTTGATGGCTGGTTTCGTTTTGTGCTTCTTGTTCTTACGGGGTTTACCCTGCTTTCAACAACACCGGTGATGCTTGCGATTGTGCAGGAAAACAGCACTAACAGTCCTTCAGCCGCAAACGGCATATTTATGATGTCTTCTTTTATGGCCCGTTCGGCAATTACGGTAATTGTAGGTTTACTTGGGGATCTGATAGGACTTAAGGCAACATATACATTAAGTGCATTTTTAGGATTTGGGGCAATACCATTTATCCTGATGCTTCCGCATGGTGATAAAAAAATACAAAAGAAAATTTAA
- a CDS encoding ferredoxin family protein — protein MNFWRVPFDANDIEVSRGIVYILDDRCKGCGYCIEYCPKQMLEFSPKFNKKGYHPPVAKNPDDCVNCHYCEIICPEFAIYSVEAKPSE, from the coding sequence ATGAATTTCTGGCGCGTTCCGTTTGATGCAAATGATATTGAAGTTTCCAGGGGTATTGTATATATCCTTGATGACAGATGCAAAGGATGCGGGTATTGCATCGAATACTGTCCAAAACAAATGCTTGAATTTTCACCAAAATTCAATAAAAAAGGGTACCACCCCCCTGTTGCTAAAAATCCGGACGATTGTGTGAATTGTCATTATTGCGAAATCATCTGCCCCGAATTTGCAATCTATTCAGTTGAAGCCAAACCGTCAGAATAA